One window from the genome of Oryza glaberrima chromosome 3, OglaRS2, whole genome shotgun sequence encodes:
- the LOC127765560 gene encoding LOB domain-containing protein 37-like: MSCNGCRVLRKGCSDGCVLRPCLQWIDAADAQGHATVFVAKFFGRAGLLSFISAVPEAQRPALFQSLLYEAAGRTINPVHGAVGLLWTGNWPLCQAAVETVLRGGAIGPLPELGGACGGAGGDLYGAAKRNGGWSTFSTAKRVRKAEVPEAPSCDLGLCLSPGSPPAVGERKPALRPGTPSMSSDESGTTTGGERDPVLLNLFV; this comes from the exons ATGAGCTGCAACGGTTGCCGGGTGCTGCGGAAGGGGTGCAGTGACGGCTGCGTGCTGCGGCCATGCCTGCAGTGgatcgacgccgccgacgcgcagGGCCACGCCACCGTCTTCGTCGCCAAGTTCTTCGGCCGCGCCGGACTCCTCTCCTTCATCTCCGCTGTCCCCGAGGCGCAGCGACCTG CGTTGTTCCAGTCGCTGCTGTACGAAGCAGCGGGGCGAACCATCAATCCGGTGCACGGCGCGGTGGGCCTCCTCTGGACGGGGAACTGGCCCCTCTGCCAGGCCGCTGTCGAGACCGTGCTGCGTGGAGGCGCCATCGGCCCTCTGCCGGAGCTCGGCGGGGcctgcggcggcgctggcggggACCTCTACGGCGCCGCCAAGCGCAACGGCGGCTGGTCTACCTTCTCCACTGCGAAGCGGGTGAGGAAGGCCGAGGTACCTGAAGCCCCGTCGTGCGACCTAGGCCTGTGCCTCAGCCCCGGCTCTCCGCcggcggtgggggagaggaAACCAGCACTGCGGCCGGGGACGCCGTCAATGAGCTCCGATGAGTCCGGCACCACAACCGGAGGCGAAAGGGATCCTGTGCTGCTCAACCTTTTTGTCTGA